One genomic segment of Salvia miltiorrhiza cultivar Shanhuang (shh) unplaced genomic scaffold, IMPLAD_Smil_shh original_scaffold_464, whole genome shotgun sequence includes these proteins:
- the LOC131004858 gene encoding mini zinc finger protein 2-like — protein sequence MKKRQVVFKRGGDQGHHQSSNSANSSYAVRAVRYGECQKNHAANVGGYAVDGCREFMPCGEEGTAGALTCAACGCHRNFHRREVEGEMAACDCASSPTSSSNT from the coding sequence atgaagaagaggCAAGTAGTGTTCAAGAGAGGTGGCGATCAGGGGCACCACCAGTCGAGCAACTCGGCGAATTCGTCGTACGCCGTGAGAGCCGTGAGGTACGGCGAGTGCCAGAAGAACCACGCGGCGAACGTGGGCGGGTACGCCGTGGACGGGTGCAGGGAGTTCATGCCGTGTGGGGAGGAAGGGACGGCGGGGGCCCTCACTTGCGCCGCCTGCGGCTGCCACCGGAACTTCCACCGCAGGGAGGTCGAGGGGGAGATGGCCGCCTGCGACTGCGCCTCCTCCCCGACCTCCTCCAGCAACACGTAG